The Chrysoperla carnea chromosome X, inChrCarn1.1, whole genome shotgun sequence genome includes a region encoding these proteins:
- the LOC123303023 gene encoding uncharacterized protein LOC123303023: MKRILHILGFVLICMCFENIFGDNSTEENTEKSLIVHPLQLRNGRAMENDHGYEYDHGHSDHDAQEEMKMMTEEKESRKTENWGSQYYDFLINEGSYKFWAVFQLVTAALLIYSAFAAIYYAKFNLVTADYDYDYFYGRSFDSEPVTASPWLGLSSQTFQNILNAISSNRYT, encoded by the exons aTGAAGcgaattttacatattttgggttttgttttaatttgtatgtgttttgaaaatatttttggggATAATTCAACTGaggaaaatacagaaaaatcaTTAATTGTGCATCCATTACAATTAAg GAATGGCCGGGCTATGGAAAATGATCATGGATATGAATATGACCATGGACATAGCGATCATGATGCCCAAgaagaaatgaaaatgatgacAGAGGAGAAAGAAAGTCGAAAAACTGAGAATTGGGGCAGtcaatattatgattttttgataaatgaaggATCTTATAAGTTTTGGGCGGTTTTCCAG ctTGTAACCGCCGCACTTTTAATATATTCAGCATTTGCCGCTATTTATTAtgcaaaattcaatttagttACCGCCGATTATGATTACGATTACTTTTATGGTAGAAGTTTTGATTCAGAACCGGTTACAGCATCACCATGGCTAGGATTAAGCTctcaaacatttcaaaatattttaaatgcaatcTCGTCAAATCGATAtacgtaa